One genomic window of Manihot esculenta cultivar AM560-2 chromosome 16, M.esculenta_v8, whole genome shotgun sequence includes the following:
- the LOC110603464 gene encoding uncharacterized protein LOC110603464 codes for MCLIIHCGSNNPSKGKKMASSQVEIASSSPFGCVLKEHNRRDRNSRETNARAAASATHAAFQKNRKESVRDNLQACISVSSCSSSDKHSQNQFINSSNNIYNNGNHRHRQRLRCLTKNQDDNNKKVDESSTVSCKPARNQYRWAAKQAQETVSIIERQSQDAEFLISSQKSSSEKVSYNSQRSVAQPENLSGSSKIGASSLVQIWEARLSRPEPKMDRSNSLKNNQNSAAGASPTSSGSSYNEIPSSVAEEPPRQSDVINSDANEEPVADCDSNAQSSHSSVNFKSSDAGENERVRVADIIKRLTSESADHKQGNSVGDPPSRRHSYGSDQAEVKALSRVTSLPKIKGRQALNDLLFQMEKERQRELVSLAERQSVSRFSQRGRVQSMLRIRCLQRGMAIQDQQRSRSIPSTIASDENRSQRRSTIMNLRERFSAGVEQATSSSSYAATTRRNAEESKNNIDDNRELPTLNHVIEDCHHQGISTPKQQTASSAGNSSSHTSEIHEEDTHEESSSSSDVIWQGTSPEGNNFDQGEVFESIPSLNSWDGNEMDDEETVGQQEFRETNYDWFADIARPRSYWEDRRQAWYQEMLTTASENNEIRQLLERRAVLKCLSSDFRQRMDRLMVSHVQRQDEESSEEEVDHDTDEGGREGEEEAEEEEYVEGQILQEMDEEESTPSVNSPSPCSSWNYSHHHEVDDSEQVPTAPSQQLFPTQGGELFSSLSNTSMEMDLIHNLREHIEQLQLEMSELRRSMQTCMEVQAEFIKNLKKDAYPVQEVEMNTSNTATKRRKCCICYEMEVDSFLYRCGHMCTCLKCAHELKWNSGKCPICRAPVLDVVKAYMDS; via the exons ATGTGTTTGATCATTCATTGTGGTTCAAACAATCCTAGTAAGGGGAAAAAAATGGCATCTTCTCAGGTTGAGATTGCTTCTTCTTCGCCGTTTGGCTGTGTCTTGAAGGAACATAACAGGCGCGACAGAAATAGCAGAGAGACCAATGCCAGGGCTGCTGCTTCTGCTACACACGCAGCTTTCCAGAAAAATCGCAAGGAATCGGTCAGAGATAATCTCCAGGCTTGCATCTCTGTTTcctcttgttcttcttctgataAGCATTCGCAGAATCAGTTCATTAACTCTAGCaataatatttacaataatGGCAATCATCGTCATCGTCAGCGTCTGAGATGTTTGACCAAGAACCAAGATGATAATAATAAGAAGGTTGATGAGTCTTCGACGGTGAGCTGCAAGCCGGCAAGAAATCAGTATCGCTGGGCAGCTAAACAAGCTCAAGAAACGGTTTCAATAATTGAAAGGCAAAGTCAGGACGCAGAGTTCTTAATTTCATCGCAGAAATCATCTTCTGAAAAAGTTTCTTATAACTCTCAACGTTCCGTTGCTCAACCTGAAAATTTATCAGGAAGCTCCAAGATTGGAGCTTCTTCGCTGGTGCAGATATGGGAAGCAAGGCTAAGTCGACCTGAGCCAAAAATGGATCGATCCAATAGCTTGAAGAACAATCAAAATTCTGCTGCAGGAGCTAGTCCGACAAGTTCTGGTTCTAGCTACAATGAAATCCCATCATCAGTCGCTGAAGAACCACCACGACAGTCTGACGTAATCAACTCTGATGCGAATGAGGAGCCAGTGGCAGATTGTGACTCAAATGCACAGAGTTCACATTCGTCGGTGAATTTCAAGAGCTCAGATGCAGGAGAGAATGAGAGAGTTAGAGTTGCAGACATAATCAAAAGGCTAACATCTGAGTCTGCTGACCATAAGCAGGGGAATAGTGTCGGCGATCCACCATCGCGCAGACATTCCTACGGTTCTGATCAGGCAGAGGTGAAAGCCCTCTCACGTGTTACAAGTTTACCGAAGATAAAAGGAAGACAAGCTTTGAACGATTTGCTATTCCAAATGGAGAAAGAGCGGCAGAGGGAGCTCGTCTCGCTAGCAGAGCGCCAATCTGTTTCAAGATTCTCCCAACGTGGTCGGGTTCag TCCATGCTTCGGATAAGATGCTTGCAACGTGGCATGGCGATTCAAGATCAACAACGATCACGGTCAATTCCATCAACAATAGCATCTGATGAAAATAGATCACAACGACGTTCCACCATCATGAATCTGAG GGAGAGATTCAGTGCTGGTGTTGAACAAGCCACGAGTAGCTCGAGTTATGCGGCAACTACTCGAAGAAATGCCGAAGAGTCCAAAAATAACATTGACGATAATAGGGAGCTTCCAACTCTCAATCATGTTATCGAAGATTGTCATCATCAAGGCATTTCTACTCCTAAGCAGCAGACTGCGTCATCAGCTGGCAACTCATCGTCACACACAAGTGAAATACATGAAGAAGATACTCATGAAGAAAGTAGTTCAAGTTCAGATGTTATATGGCAGGGAACAAGCCCTGAGGGTAATAATTTCGATCAAGGAGAAGTTTTTGAATCAATACCATCCTTGAATAGCTGGGATGGGAATGAGATGGATGATGAAGAGACTGTTGGCCAGCAGGAATTTAGAGAAACTAATTATGACTGGTTTGCTGATATAGCTCGCCCACGAAGTTATTGGGAAGATAGAAGGCAGGCTTGGTATCAGGAGATGCTTACTACTGCCTCAGAAAACAATGAAATAAGGCAGCTACTTGAAAG AAGAGCAGTGTTGAAATGTCTTTCAAGTGACTTTCGACAGAGAATGGATCGATTGATGGTGTCTCATGTGCAACGACAAGATGAGGAAAGTTCAGAAGAAGAAGTAGATCACGACACCGATGAAGGAGGcagagaaggagaagaggagGCCGAAGAAGAAGAGTACGTAGAAGGACAAATATTACAAGAAATGGATGAAGAAGAAAGCACACCATCagtgaattctccttccccatGCAGCTCCTGGAATTATAGCCATCATCATGAAGTTGATGATTCTGAGCAAGTTCCAACTGCACCTTCACAACAACTTTTTCCAACTCAGGGTGGGGAACTCTTCTCCTCCTTGAGTAACACATCAATG GAAATGGATCTAATACACAATTTGAGAGAGCATATAGAGCAACTCCAGCTTGAAATGTCTGAGCTGAGAAGATCGATGCAGACATGCATGGAGGTGCAAGCTGAATTCATAAAGAACCTAAAGAAGGATGCATATCCAG tTCAAGAGGTAGAGATGAATACATCCAATACGGCAACAAAGAGACGCAAGTGCTGCATCTGCTATGAAATGGAGGTGGACTCATTTTTGTACAG ATGTGGGCACATGTGTACCTGTCTCAAATGTGCTCATGAGCTGAAATGGAATAGTGGAAAATGTCCAATATGTCGAGCTCCAGTACTGGATGTTGTGAAAGCGTATATGGATTCATAG